The following proteins are encoded in a genomic region of Pseudanabaena galeata CCNP1313:
- a CDS encoding transposase has protein sequence MESIVKHAQGLVYSLLCLMPSVYQKASLNAILGLFLEAQGHPYPEHTQIKSASALSRFLNHYNWSTRGLIRATRQAILGQIAKHRPSKQVPLKILIDLTTLEKCGKFLHLSNPTKDEPDPWVRILNGKRGLHLVVLYLVYGEWRVPWSFRVWRGKGYPSPSELACKLLRTVPKQLTQGRTVIVLADTEFSTVKFFNAVRAKSWRIVVGVRNNRKLQDGRTVKQLYRHGKRGQQILLEGLTQPLTISWFWLKRADSKRELRFVVSSHPYSGAYLVMLGRKRWAIEGFFKTIKHRFGLHCFGQSTKLGVYRWLILSLLSYLLAHWIDQWSIPPILDWKATCDLTLSVLFPSVLWLKLLRYLQISADIAARHGFEIILKPIPT, from the coding sequence ATGGAAAGCATCGTTAAGCACGCCCAAGGGCTAGTTTATAGCCTTCTGTGTTTGATGCCAAGTGTGTATCAAAAAGCAAGTCTCAATGCAATATTGGGACTATTCCTCGAAGCACAAGGACATCCCTATCCAGAACATACACAGATAAAATCAGCGAGTGCGTTGAGTCGATTTCTCAACCACTATAACTGGTCAACAAGAGGACTAATTCGAGCGACACGTCAGGCTATTTTGGGACAAATCGCCAAGCATCGTCCATCGAAACAAGTGCCATTAAAGATACTGATAGACTTGACGACCCTAGAAAAATGTGGCAAGTTTCTACATTTGAGTAATCCCACCAAAGATGAACCCGACCCATGGGTGAGAATACTAAACGGCAAGCGAGGACTACATCTGGTTGTACTGTATCTGGTCTATGGAGAGTGGCGCGTGCCATGGAGTTTTAGAGTATGGCGAGGTAAAGGATACCCCAGTCCCTCTGAGTTAGCTTGTAAGTTATTGAGGACAGTCCCCAAGCAACTAACCCAAGGCAGGACTGTGATTGTCCTTGCCGATACTGAGTTTAGTACAGTGAAGTTTTTCAATGCAGTCCGAGCCAAGTCTTGGCGCATCGTTGTCGGTGTCCGCAACAATCGTAAACTTCAAGATGGACGCACCGTCAAACAACTTTATCGTCATGGCAAACGTGGACAACAAATTTTGCTAGAAGGGCTAACTCAGCCTTTGACGATCTCTTGGTTCTGGCTCAAAAGAGCCGATAGTAAACGGGAGTTACGTTTTGTTGTCTCTTCTCATCCTTATTCTGGTGCTTATCTGGTGATGTTAGGGCGTAAGCGTTGGGCAATTGAGGGATTCTTCAAAACCATCAAACATCGCTTTGGCTTGCATTGTTTTGGGCAATCGACAAAACTTGGTGTTTATCGTTGGCTTATCCTCTCTCTGCTTTCTTATCTTTTGGCTCATTGGATTGATCAATGGTCGATTCCTCCCATCTTGGACTGGAAAGCTACTTGTGATTTAACTCTTTCAGTTTTATTCCCTTCTGTCCTTTGGTTGAAACTTCTCAGGTATCTTCAAATTAGTGCCGATATTGCTGCTCGTCATGGCTTTGAAATTATTCTCAAACCCATTCCCACTTAA
- a CDS encoding recombinase family protein yields MVNKQLVKVASELEVIAFVKQMSDDGFTLTAIANELNEQGIKTKRGGKWQAVQVSRVINREVA; encoded by the coding sequence ATGGTTAACAAGCAATTGGTTAAGGTTGCCAGTGAGTTAGAGGTTATTGCATTTGTAAAACAAATGTCAGACGATGGTTTTACACTGACTGCGATCGCTAATGAACTCAATGAACAAGGCATTAAAACCAAGCGGGGCGGTAAGTGGCAAGCAGTACAGGTAAGCCGTGTTATTAATCGTGAGGTTGCCTAA
- a CDS encoding XisI protein yields the protein MATTDNTLDSWRKTLETLLQYYADLPYRYGDVSAYVVVSRDRNHFMLMREAWENSRRVHGCVVHAEIRNDKIWIHYDGIKDGITDELVAAGVPKDHIVLAFHPPQVREHTGYALA from the coding sequence ATGGCAACCACAGATAACACCCTAGACTCATGGCGCAAAACCCTAGAAACTTTGCTCCAATACTATGCCGATCTTCCCTATCGCTATGGAGATGTGAGCGCTTACGTTGTTGTTAGCCGCGATCGCAACCACTTTATGCTGATGCGCGAAGCATGGGAAAACAGTCGGCGAGTACATGGATGCGTTGTTCATGCCGAAATTCGTAACGACAAAATCTGGATTCATTATGATGGTATCAAAGATGGCATCACTGATGAACTGGTTGCCGCAGGAGTTCCCAAAGATCATATTGTCCTAGCTTTTCATCCGCCTCAAGTGAGAGAGCATACTGGATATGCTTTGGCATAA
- a CDS encoding AAA family ATPase → MILVCGGIKGGVGKTTVATNLAVMRSLSGKDVLLVDADAQGTASSFSAVRDETLPSGSGYTTIRLSGKAVKTDVERLGKKHDDVIIDVGGQDTVAQRAAMLIADVYIAPFRPSSFDLWAIEDTNTLVADAKGFNENLKAICILNMADASGKDNADAAEIVSGMDNLTFQDTPLGNRKAFRNAASSGLSVTELKPRDDKAIAEIEALYNSIYLV, encoded by the coding sequence ATGATTTTAGTCTGTGGCGGTATTAAGGGCGGGGTGGGTAAAACCACTGTAGCTACTAACTTAGCTGTGATGCGATCGCTATCAGGTAAGGATGTTTTGCTAGTTGATGCTGATGCACAAGGAACGGCTTCTAGTTTTAGTGCTGTCAGAGATGAGACTTTACCAAGCGGATCGGGCTATACCACGATTCGCTTATCTGGTAAGGCTGTAAAAACTGATGTCGAGAGACTGGGTAAAAAACATGATGATGTGATCATCGATGTTGGTGGACAAGATACCGTCGCACAAAGAGCAGCTATGCTCATCGCTGATGTTTATATCGCACCATTTAGACCGAGCAGCTTTGACCTATGGGCGATCGAAGATACAAATACTTTGGTAGCTGATGCAAAAGGCTTTAACGAAAATTTGAAAGCGATTTGTATTTTGAATATGGCAGATGCAAGCGGTAAAGATAATGCTGATGCAGCCGAAATTGTTTCAGGTATGGATAACTTGACCTTTCAAGATACCCCATTAGGCAACCGTAAAGCTTTTCGCAATGCTGCATCGTCTGGTTTATCTGTGACTGAGTTAAAACCTAGAGATGATAAGGCGATCGCAGAAATAGAAGCTTTGTATAATAGTATCTATTTAGTATGA
- a CDS encoding zinc ribbon domain-containing protein, which produces MAIISCPECGRQVSDKALKCPQCAHPIANLENQEITALQVLQDKIQDVVSVNSLTVKVSPVGKSLNIKLTRTGIKIIKPAYDQLWIKIRLQLKPDNLRGFNKLLIASNFEGDIKSEWERQNDIDSTGKLIPNQQDLILAYVNVAIVVIVGIGGTFYFFNPFRSVPSSSSSFTSPIISSSSNRYTMANYNQINTGMTYSQVKTILGDSGKELSRVDIKGAPLTISYQWQNDDGSNIIVMFQDDAVTTKAQALLK; this is translated from the coding sequence ATGGCGATCATCTCATGCCCCGAATGTGGTAGACAGGTATCCGATAAAGCTCTCAAATGTCCACAGTGCGCTCATCCTATTGCAAATCTTGAAAATCAAGAAATAACCGCTTTACAAGTATTACAAGACAAAATTCAGGATGTGGTGAGTGTTAATAGTCTTACGGTAAAGGTTAGCCCTGTTGGAAAATCTCTAAATATTAAGCTGACTCGAACAGGGATAAAAATCATCAAACCTGCTTACGATCAACTATGGATAAAGATTAGATTGCAACTCAAACCAGACAATCTAAGAGGTTTTAATAAGTTGCTAATTGCTTCTAATTTTGAAGGGGATATTAAATCTGAATGGGAGCGTCAAAACGATATTGACTCTACAGGGAAACTAATCCCTAATCAGCAAGATCTGATTTTGGCTTATGTCAACGTGGCGATTGTTGTGATTGTCGGTATAGGCGGCACTTTCTACTTCTTTAATCCCTTTCGTAGTGTGCCAAGTAGTTCTAGTTCATTTACTAGCCCTATCATCAGTTCTAGCTCTAATCGCTACACAATGGCAAATTACAACCAAATTAATACTGGTATGACCTATTCACAAGTTAAAACGATTTTGGGTGATAGCGGTAAAGAACTAAGTCGAGTAGATATCAAAGGAGCGCCCCTTACAATTAGCTATCAATGGCAAAACGATGATGGGTCTAACATTATTGTTATGTTTCAGGATGATGCTGTTACGACTAAAGCACAGGCTTTACTGAAATAG